A genomic stretch from Setaria viridis chromosome 1, Setaria_viridis_v4.0, whole genome shotgun sequence includes:
- the LOC117836838 gene encoding transcription factor bHLH95 has product MAQDGPHGHQDTTSSNERSFVPPTAVNFVGPAENNNGGSKIGSPVTMDAGKGKEVIPNAIQGGEHGSPSGGEANAGRSGGKNAGNGLAKGESSMAADDGNLKVNIIIERERRRKMKGMFNSLLDLMPHVPKKVDQVTLVDETINFIKSLEQTKAQLEKKKQEQVLVRQAAASSMSMPRTAHGMAALSDGWDPLPQQKPDASAAAAAGPLEFQTWSAPNVVLSVLTNDEAVINICAPRQPHMLTLVLSVLSKYKIDVTSMQVVADTAESLLTINTRVNGASSKNPSAEDIYKLAVSEIVVMLSS; this is encoded by the exons ATGGCTCAAGACGGCCCCCATGGTCACCAGGACACCACCTCCTCCAACGAGCGCAGCTTTGTGCCACCGACGGCTGTGAACTTCGTGGGTCCTGCTGAGAACAACAACGGTGGATCCAAGATTGGTAGCCCGGTGACCATGGATGCCGGCAAGGGGAAGGAAGTCATCCCGAATGCCATCCAAGGTGGAGAACATGGCTCgcccagcggcggcgaggcaaaCGCCGGCAGATCCGGAGGTAAGAACGCTGGAAATGGCCTCGCCAAGGGTGAGAGCTCCATGGCAGCTGACGATGGCAACCTCAaggtgaacatcatcatcgAGCGAGAGCGCCGTAGGAAGATGAAGGGAATGTTCAACTCCCTGCTAGATCTCATGCCCCACGTCCCCAAGAAG GTTGACCAGGTAACCCTAGTGGACGAGACCATCAACTTCATCAAGTCCCTAGAGCAGACCAAGGCCCagctggagaagaagaagcaggagcAAGTGCTCGTACGGCAAGCCGCGGCGTCCTCCATGTCGATGCCGCGCACCGCGCACGGGATGGCGGCCTTGTCGGATGGCTGGGACCCCCTGCCTCAGCAGAAACCTGatgcatcggcggcggcggccgcagggCCTCTTGAGTTCCAGACGTGGTCGGCACCGAACGTCGTGCTGAGTGTGCTGACGAACGACGAGGCTGTGATCAACATCTGCGCGCCAAGGCAACCCCATATGCTGACATTGGTGCTGTCAGTCCTGAGCAAGTACAAGATCGACGTGACCTCGATGCAGGTTGTGGCCGACACCGCTGAGAGCCTCCTCACCATCAATACCCGT GTgaatggagctagcagcaagAACCCGTCAGCGGAGGACATATACAAGCTGGCAGTGTCAGAGATCGTGGTGATGCTCTCCAGCTAG